One Desulfobulbus propionicus DSM 2032 DNA segment encodes these proteins:
- the dnaG gene encoding DNA primase: MSLSSSREQIKTMVRDAADIVQVIGEHVELKRSGSRFTGRCPFHNEKTPSFSVNPQGQFFHCFGCGEHGDVFSFVMKYHHMEFPEALKLLARKFGVDLPERPLSESEQARLRQLEKLYEANETAVLVYQQCLRHPKWGKPARAYLERRGVPTAAIERYRLGCAPDPEQAGWSYLTDQLMAKGLTPETLAQAGLAVRKEQGGQYDRFRSRIMFPIVDMTGRVVAFGGRILGDGQPKYMNSPESPIFDKSRLLFGLHQHREAIRKARRCLVVEGNFDLLLLSVHGIDNVVAPLGTALTRSHIHSLRGYSDEVILLFDADAAGLKAAMRSIPFFLAEGVEGRVALLPPGHDPDSFVREAGAEAVVELVDAARPLPEFAFDALVREHGLTLAGKNRIVSELKRLLAEAADAGQRELMIAHFSEKLGLAPGYFQVPSKAAVPLAKPAPAPITPQSASLSRQEKQVVDFLILYPEYHEELRAAGLTALFRDSTAAWVIELVEHISAAGPSQPEQLLTTIDNETIRAYIIQLLTQVPSGIEPESDHARRTCDELLQWLHQEQQRRDGAALQEQINLAQQHGNAELLMELLRRKQEIGKKRTGF, from the coding sequence ATGTCGTTGTCCTCTTCCCGCGAACAGATAAAAACCATGGTCAGGGATGCCGCCGATATCGTGCAGGTGATCGGCGAGCATGTCGAGCTCAAACGGTCCGGCAGCCGTTTCACCGGCCGTTGCCCTTTCCACAACGAAAAGACACCGTCCTTTTCCGTCAATCCTCAGGGCCAATTCTTTCACTGCTTCGGCTGCGGCGAGCATGGGGATGTGTTCTCCTTTGTGATGAAGTACCATCACATGGAATTTCCCGAGGCGCTCAAATTGCTGGCACGCAAGTTCGGCGTCGATCTGCCCGAGCGGCCGTTGAGTGAATCGGAACAGGCGCGATTGCGCCAGCTGGAAAAGCTGTATGAGGCCAACGAGACAGCGGTCCTCGTCTATCAACAGTGCCTGCGCCATCCCAAATGGGGAAAACCAGCCCGAGCCTATCTGGAACGGCGCGGCGTGCCAACAGCGGCGATCGAGCGCTACCGGCTCGGCTGTGCCCCGGATCCCGAACAGGCCGGCTGGAGCTATCTGACCGACCAACTGATGGCCAAGGGACTGACTCCGGAGACGCTTGCGCAGGCCGGACTCGCGGTACGCAAGGAGCAAGGGGGGCAGTATGATCGCTTCCGTTCGCGGATCATGTTTCCCATCGTCGACATGACCGGCCGGGTGGTGGCCTTTGGCGGCCGCATCCTCGGCGACGGTCAACCCAAATACATGAATTCCCCGGAAAGCCCCATCTTCGACAAAAGCCGCCTGCTCTTTGGTCTGCATCAGCACCGTGAGGCTATCCGCAAGGCGCGGCGCTGTCTGGTGGTCGAGGGCAATTTTGACCTGCTGCTGCTGTCGGTCCATGGCATCGACAACGTGGTGGCCCCCCTCGGAACGGCGCTTACCCGCAGCCATATCCATTCATTGCGCGGCTACAGCGACGAGGTGATCCTGCTGTTCGACGCCGATGCGGCCGGATTGAAGGCGGCCATGCGCAGCATCCCCTTTTTTCTGGCCGAGGGGGTCGAGGGCAGGGTTGCCCTGCTGCCTCCGGGACACGATCCAGACAGTTTTGTCCGCGAGGCTGGCGCGGAGGCGGTGGTCGAGCTGGTGGACGCAGCCCGGCCGCTGCCCGAATTCGCCTTTGATGCCCTGGTCCGCGAGCACGGCCTGACCCTGGCCGGCAAGAATCGGATTGTCAGCGAACTCAAGCGACTGCTGGCCGAAGCCGCCGATGCGGGGCAGCGGGAACTGATGATTGCCCATTTCAGTGAAAAGCTGGGACTTGCGCCCGGTTATTTCCAGGTGCCCTCAAAAGCCGCGGTTCCCCTGGCCAAACCTGCCCCCGCCCCCATCACCCCGCAATCGGCGAGCCTGTCGCGACAGGAAAAACAGGTGGTGGATTTCCTCATCCTCTACCCCGAATATCACGAAGAACTGCGGGCGGCTGGGCTGACCGCGCTGTTTCGCGACTCGACGGCGGCCTGGGTGATCGAATTGGTGGAGCATATCTCGGCGGCGGGTCCCAGCCAGCCCGAACAGCTGCTGACAACGATCGACAACGAAACCATCCGGGCCTACATCATTCAGCTCCTGACCCAGGTACCATCTGGCATCGAACCGGAATCCGATCATGCCCGGCGAACCTGTGACGAACTGCTCCAGTGGCTGCACCAGGAGCAACAACGTCGTGATGGCGCGGCCCTGCAGGAACAGATCAACCTGGCCCAACAGCACGGGAATGCGGAGCTGCTGATGGAACTGCTCCGGCGGAAACAGGAAATTGGAAAAAAAAGAACGGGATTTTGA
- a CDS encoding sigma-70 family RNA polymerase sigma factor, with the protein MDTEHDILDDDLGPEGFPGSSRPRWNGALSEVEDDWAVRNGIERRSSFDRRAGEDRRSGDRRGMGSSIDPMNIYLREMGNQRLLKHEEEMELARMVEEGETRIQSAVLRLTLGITALNDLAENLLRGNVRINSVIRGLSDNDEKELTAMRDAFLDQVEKANELDGKRRELFLELKKTAGNEARERQLVDEILKVGEAISALFRDYRMCSKGILSVADAVKELAQKFNKVRVVARQQELLLAARHHQLDDEQGQIRPAEVEQRVTLELAETIGISWPAFIEVQQEIEIGRETARQAKETLVRANLRLVISVSKKFMNRGMQLPDLIQEGNIGLMKAVEKYDYKRGYKFSTYATWWIRQAVTRGIADQGRTIRLPVHMIETINRMLRFSKDFQRIESREPTPEEMAKQLGTDVEKVQVALKTAKDAISLDAPVNDEEDTLLSDFIEDHAHPDPQEHSITESLKRCLCKVMGSLTPREEKVLRMRYGIEIGCDHTLEEVGQCFAVTRERIRQIEAQALKKLRHPARSQDLQAFIQD; encoded by the coding sequence ATGGACACGGAGCATGACATTCTGGACGACGATTTGGGGCCTGAAGGGTTTCCCGGTTCCAGTCGGCCGAGGTGGAACGGCGCACTTTCCGAGGTTGAAGATGACTGGGCGGTGCGCAACGGTATCGAGCGCCGATCCTCCTTCGACCGCCGTGCTGGCGAGGATCGTCGCAGCGGCGACCGCCGGGGCATGGGCAGCAGCATCGACCCCATGAATATCTATCTGCGTGAGATGGGGAACCAGCGACTGCTCAAGCACGAGGAGGAGATGGAACTGGCCCGCATGGTCGAGGAAGGGGAAACCCGCATTCAATCGGCGGTGCTGCGGCTGACGCTGGGCATCACCGCCCTCAACGATCTAGCGGAAAACCTGCTGCGCGGCAATGTGCGGATCAATTCCGTCATCCGGGGGCTTTCCGACAACGACGAGAAGGAACTGACCGCTATGCGCGACGCCTTTCTCGACCAGGTGGAAAAAGCCAACGAACTGGATGGCAAGCGGCGGGAGTTGTTCCTGGAGCTCAAAAAAACCGCGGGCAACGAGGCTAGGGAACGGCAGCTCGTCGATGAAATTCTCAAGGTGGGCGAGGCGATCTCGGCGCTGTTCCGCGACTACCGGATGTGCTCCAAAGGCATCCTCTCCGTGGCCGATGCAGTCAAGGAACTGGCGCAGAAATTCAACAAGGTCCGGGTGGTTGCCCGACAGCAGGAACTGCTGCTGGCGGCCCGCCATCATCAGCTGGACGATGAACAGGGCCAGATCCGACCGGCCGAGGTGGAGCAGCGCGTGACCCTGGAACTGGCCGAGACCATCGGCATCTCCTGGCCCGCGTTTATCGAGGTGCAACAGGAGATCGAAATCGGAAGGGAAACCGCCCGCCAGGCCAAGGAAACCCTGGTGCGGGCCAATTTGCGCCTGGTGATTTCGGTCTCGAAAAAATTCATGAACCGGGGCATGCAGCTGCCCGACCTGATCCAGGAAGGCAACATCGGCCTGATGAAGGCAGTGGAAAAATATGACTACAAACGCGGCTATAAATTTTCCACCTATGCGACCTGGTGGATTCGCCAGGCCGTGACCCGCGGAATTGCCGACCAGGGCCGGACCATCCGCCTGCCGGTGCACATGATCGAGACCATCAACCGCATGCTCCGCTTTTCCAAGGACTTTCAGCGCATCGAGAGCCGCGAGCCCACGCCCGAGGAGATGGCCAAGCAGCTGGGGACGGATGTGGAAAAAGTCCAGGTGGCCCTAAAAACCGCCAAGGACGCCATTTCGCTCGACGCGCCGGTGAATGACGAGGAAGACACCCTGCTTAGCGATTTCATCGAAGACCATGCCCATCCGGACCCGCAGGAGCATTCGATCACCGAAAGTCTCAAACGTTGCCTGTGCAAGGTCATGGGGTCGTTGACGCCACGGGAGGAAAAGGTGCTGCGCATGCGCTACGGGATTGAAATCGGCTGCGACCACACCCTGGAAGAGGTCGGCCAGTGTTTTGCCGTCACCCGGGAGCGCATCCGCCAGATCGAGGCCCAGGCCCTGAAAAAACTGCGACACCCGGCCAGGAGCCAGGATCTGCAAGCCTTTATCCAGGACTGA
- the dprA gene encoding DNA-processing protein DprA produces the protein MPLCPDAEDWLTLSLLPGLGCVLIWRLVRQAGSPGEALRLGARPSAVPGIGPRLLALMADSAQVAVARQLAQRELERIERLGISLLSLYSPDYPELLRTIPDPPVLLYCRGDLAILRQPTVAVIGSRAATDYGRRMAALLAAELVAQDITIVSGAAYGIDAAAHRGALRAGGATVAVLGCGVDVVYPRAHADLFQELAAQGLLLSEYPLGTPPEGFRFPARNRIISGLAKGVVVVEATEKSGSLITARLALDQGREVFAVPGRIDSPKSSGTHRLIQQGAHLVHGATDIVEALAWESGTGPCGLAEKAAATGPSPQVSPAEQHLLLSLDAYPRDIDTLVRMTGLPIVDLHTLLLQLELKGLIRQLPGQLYERRLMD, from the coding sequence TTGCCCCTCTGCCCTGACGCCGAAGACTGGCTCACCCTTTCCTTGCTGCCCGGTTTAGGCTGCGTGCTGATCTGGCGCCTGGTGCGGCAGGCAGGCTCGCCGGGTGAAGCCTTGCGGCTGGGTGCCCGTCCTTCAGCCGTTCCCGGTATCGGCCCGCGCCTCCTGGCCCTGATGGCCGACAGCGCGCAGGTGGCCGTTGCCCGGCAGCTGGCGCAACGCGAGTTGGAGCGGATCGAGCGGCTGGGCATTTCCCTGCTGAGCCTGTACAGCCCCGATTACCCCGAACTCCTCCGCACCATCCCCGATCCGCCGGTTCTGCTCTACTGCCGGGGCGACCTGGCGATATTGCGCCAGCCGACTGTGGCCGTCATCGGCTCGCGGGCCGCCACCGACTACGGTCGGCGCATGGCGGCCCTCCTGGCGGCCGAGCTCGTTGCCCAGGACATCACCATCGTCTCCGGTGCCGCCTACGGCATCGATGCCGCGGCCCATCGCGGCGCGCTACGGGCTGGTGGCGCCACCGTCGCCGTCCTCGGCTGCGGCGTCGATGTGGTCTATCCGCGCGCCCACGCCGACCTGTTCCAGGAACTTGCCGCCCAGGGGCTGCTGCTTTCCGAATACCCCTTGGGTACACCGCCTGAAGGATTTCGTTTTCCGGCCCGCAACCGCATCATCAGCGGCTTGGCCAAGGGCGTGGTGGTGGTCGAGGCCACGGAAAAATCAGGCTCGTTGATCACCGCCCGCTTGGCCCTGGATCAGGGACGCGAAGTCTTCGCCGTGCCCGGCCGTATTGATTCGCCCAAAAGCTCCGGCACCCACCGGCTCATCCAGCAGGGCGCCCATCTGGTTCATGGGGCAACGGATATTGTCGAGGCCCTAGCCTGGGAAAGCGGCACCGGTCCGTGCGGCCTAGCCGAGAAAGCGGCCGCAACCGGTCCTTCCCCGCAGGTCAGTCCCGCGGAACAACACCTTCTCCTCTCCTTGGACGCCTATCCCCGGGACATCGACACCCTGGTCCGCATGACAGGCTTGCCCATTGTCGACCTTCACACCCTGCTCCTGCAACTGGAGCTCAAGGGTCTGATACGGCAATTGCCGGGGCAGCTCTACGAACGCCGGCTCATGGATTGA
- the rpe gene encoding ribulose-phosphate 3-epimerase yields the protein MRSTMIAPSILSADFSRLGDEIRAVEAAGADVIHVDVMDGHFVPNITIGPLIVKAARAATTLPLDVHLMITDPDRYLQDFIDAGADWVTVHVEACTHLHRTLSFIRARGKKAGAVLNPATSLTTLEYVLAEVDLVMLMSVNPGFGGQSFIESSLDKIARLRRMLDAVNPEAGIEVDGGISPATIGRVADAGANIFVAGSAIYGHDDYQAAIHTMKERAQR from the coding sequence ATGCGCTCCACGATGATTGCGCCCTCGATCCTCTCCGCCGATTTTTCCCGCCTGGGCGACGAGATCAGGGCCGTAGAGGCCGCCGGCGCCGACGTGATCCACGTTGATGTCATGGACGGCCATTTTGTACCGAACATCACCATCGGCCCCCTGATCGTCAAGGCGGCGCGGGCGGCAACCACCCTGCCACTCGATGTGCATCTGATGATCACCGATCCGGACCGGTATCTGCAGGATTTCATCGATGCCGGCGCCGACTGGGTGACCGTCCATGTCGAGGCCTGCACCCACCTCCATCGGACCCTTTCCTTCATTCGCGCCAGGGGAAAAAAAGCCGGCGCGGTGCTCAACCCGGCCACCTCGCTGACGACCCTGGAGTATGTGCTGGCCGAGGTGGATCTGGTGATGCTCATGAGTGTCAATCCAGGATTCGGCGGCCAGTCGTTTATCGAATCTTCCCTGGACAAAATTGCCCGCTTGCGGCGGATGCTCGATGCGGTCAATCCGGAGGCGGGTATCGAGGTCGACGGCGGCATCAGCCCGGCAACCATCGGCCGGGTTGCCGACGCCGGGGCCAATATTTTTGTCGCCGGATCGGCCATTTATGGCCACGACGATTATCAGGCGGCCATCCACACGATGAAGGAACGGGCACAACGGTAA
- a CDS encoding glucose-6-phosphate isomerase, translating to MQLKDFSSHKSVAKLASLARTPHDLTAVDGLTAQRIEDYAVSFCGFDLLYGTQRVTPEVIDALQQLADEAGLIDAFLAMKEGEVLNRIEGYASENRQVLHTASRDVFTERPREPKAAAKAKEQLAKLHRFLEGVDNGSIANAQGHLFTTMVQVGIGGSDLGPRALYLALQRYCRPGRSARFIANVDPDDVAAVLRELDLSRCLFNVVSKSGTTLETLTNEQLVREALLQAGLNPAHHMVAVTGEGSPMDDATKYLASFHMYDYIGGRYSATSMVGLVTLGFALGVEAVRALLEGAHAVDLAAEERDIRKNVPLLMALLGIWNHNFLGHATIAILPYSQALARFPAHLQQCDMESNGKSVTRQGNPVTWQTGPIVWGEPGTNGQHAFYQLIHQGTEIVPAEFIGFRHNQYGIDLEVQGTSSQQKLITNMLAQSLALAMGKDDTNPARRFAGNRPNLVLIADRLTPSTMGALLAIYEHRIAFQGFCWNVNSFDQEGVQLGKVLATRLLGLLTDQGQSARDDSLEKSLLRRSGML from the coding sequence ATGCAACTCAAGGATTTTTCCTCTCACAAGTCCGTGGCCAAACTCGCCTCCCTGGCGCGCACTCCCCATGACCTGACCGCGGTGGACGGGCTGACCGCCCAGCGGATCGAGGACTATGCGGTTTCCTTTTGCGGGTTTGATCTGCTTTACGGAACCCAGCGCGTCACCCCTGAAGTCATCGACGCCCTGCAGCAACTGGCCGACGAGGCCGGACTGATCGATGCCTTCCTGGCCATGAAGGAGGGCGAGGTGCTCAACCGCATCGAAGGGTATGCGAGCGAAAACCGGCAAGTGCTGCACACCGCCAGCCGCGATGTGTTCACCGAACGCCCGAGGGAGCCCAAGGCTGCCGCCAAAGCCAAGGAACAGCTCGCCAAATTGCACCGCTTTCTCGAAGGGGTCGACAACGGCTCCATAGCCAATGCCCAAGGACATCTCTTCACCACCATGGTGCAGGTGGGCATCGGCGGTTCCGATCTTGGCCCGCGGGCACTGTACCTGGCGCTACAGCGCTATTGCCGGCCGGGACGCTCGGCACGATTCATCGCCAATGTCGACCCTGATGATGTGGCCGCGGTACTGCGGGAACTGGACCTTTCCCGCTGCCTGTTCAACGTCGTCTCCAAAAGCGGCACCACCCTGGAGACCTTGACCAATGAACAACTGGTTCGGGAGGCCTTGCTCCAGGCGGGGCTGAATCCCGCCCACCACATGGTGGCGGTGACCGGCGAAGGGAGCCCCATGGACGACGCCACCAAGTACCTTGCTTCCTTCCACATGTACGACTACATCGGCGGCCGCTATTCGGCCACCTCCATGGTCGGCCTGGTGACGCTTGGATTCGCCCTGGGCGTTGAGGCGGTCCGTGCGCTGCTCGAAGGGGCTCATGCCGTCGATCTCGCTGCCGAGGAACGGGATATCCGCAAGAATGTCCCCCTGTTGATGGCCCTCTTGGGTATATGGAATCACAATTTCCTCGGACATGCCACCATAGCAATCCTACCCTACAGCCAGGCCCTGGCGCGTTTTCCCGCCCACTTGCAGCAGTGCGACATGGAGAGCAATGGTAAATCGGTAACCCGTCAAGGCAATCCAGTGACCTGGCAGACCGGCCCGATTGTCTGGGGCGAGCCCGGCACCAACGGCCAGCATGCCTTTTACCAACTGATCCATCAAGGCACTGAAATTGTCCCAGCTGAATTCATCGGATTTCGCCACAACCAGTACGGAATCGATCTTGAGGTACAGGGAACCAGTTCGCAGCAGAAGTTGATTACCAACATGCTCGCCCAATCCCTGGCCCTGGCCATGGGCAAGGACGACACCAATCCGGCCCGCCGTTTTGCCGGGAACCGCCCTAACCTGGTGCTCATCGCCGACCGTCTGACGCCCTCAACCATGGGGGCACTGCTGGCCATCTATGAACATCGCATCGCCTTTCAGGGGTTTTGCTGGAACGTCAATTCGTTTGATCAGGAGGGCGTGCAACTGGGCAAGGTGCTGGCCACTCGTCTCCTCGGCTTGCTAACCGACCAGGGGCAGAGTGCGCGCGACGACAGCCTGGAAAAAAGCCTGCTCCGCCGAAGCGGAATGCTCTGA
- the dsrA gene encoding dissimilatory-type sulfite reductase subunit alpha: protein MAKHETPLLDELEKGPWPSFVTDLKQQAATKPECWDILGQLELSYKDRITHWKHGGIVGVFGYGGGIVGRYSDVPTQFPGVEHFHTVRIAQPSGLYYTTENLRALMDLWEKYGSGVTNLHGSTGDMIFLGTRTENLEPLFWDLTHDLNQDLGGSGSNLRTPSCCLGDSRCEWACYDAQEMCNSLTQRYQDEIHRPAFPYKFKFKFSACPNDCVAAIARSDFAVIGTWKDNIRIDQAAVQKYIAGDAAYPSNGGAHKGRDWGKFDIQKEVIDLCPTQCMWMEGNELKIDDAECTRCMHCINVMPRALRPGVEKGATICIGAKAPILDGAQFATMVIPFIECNAENDFEEIVDMIEKVWDWWMEVGKNRERVGETMQRIGLPTFLSVMEVEPMPQHVKEPRSNPYVFWKEEEVPGGWERDVVEFRKRHAA from the coding sequence ATGGCAAAGCATGAAACGCCTCTATTGGACGAACTGGAAAAAGGTCCATGGCCGAGTTTCGTCACCGACCTCAAGCAGCAGGCAGCAACCAAGCCTGAGTGTTGGGACATTCTGGGCCAGCTTGAGCTTTCATACAAAGATCGGATCACCCATTGGAAGCATGGCGGTATCGTCGGTGTTTTTGGCTACGGCGGTGGTATCGTTGGCCGCTACTCTGATGTTCCCACCCAGTTTCCTGGCGTAGAGCACTTCCATACCGTACGTATCGCCCAGCCCTCCGGCCTCTATTACACCACCGAGAACCTTCGCGCCCTGATGGATCTGTGGGAGAAATACGGTTCGGGCGTCACCAACCTGCACGGTTCCACCGGTGACATGATCTTCCTCGGCACCCGCACCGAGAATCTCGAGCCCCTCTTCTGGGATCTGACCCATGACCTGAATCAGGATCTGGGTGGTTCCGGTTCCAACCTGCGTACCCCCTCCTGCTGTCTGGGTGACTCCCGTTGTGAGTGGGCCTGTTACGATGCGCAGGAAATGTGCAACAGCCTGACCCAACGCTATCAGGACGAGATCCATCGTCCGGCCTTCCCTTATAAGTTTAAGTTCAAATTCTCCGCCTGTCCGAACGACTGCGTTGCCGCCATCGCCCGCTCCGACTTTGCCGTCATCGGCACCTGGAAGGACAACATCCGTATCGACCAGGCCGCCGTGCAGAAATACATCGCCGGTGACGCCGCGTATCCGTCCAATGGTGGTGCCCACAAGGGCCGTGACTGGGGTAAATTCGACATTCAGAAAGAGGTCATCGACCTCTGCCCGACCCAGTGCATGTGGATGGAAGGCAATGAATTGAAGATCGATGACGCCGAGTGTACCCGCTGCATGCACTGCATCAACGTCATGCCGCGTGCCCTCCGTCCTGGTGTCGAGAAAGGCGCCACCATCTGCATCGGCGCCAAAGCCCCGATCCTGGATGGTGCCCAGTTCGCCACTATGGTTATCCCTTTCATCGAGTGCAACGCTGAGAACGATTTCGAAGAGATCGTCGATATGATCGAGAAAGTGTGGGATTGGTGGATGGAAGTCGGCAAGAACCGTGAGCGCGTTGGTGAGACCATGCAACGTATCGGCCTGCCTACCTTCCTCAGCGTCATGGAAGTTGAGCCCATGCCGCAGCATGTAAAAGAGCCGCGTTCCAACCCGTACGTCTTCTGGAAGGAAGAGGAAGTACCTGGCGGTTGGGAGCGTGACGTTGTTGAGTTCAGAAAGCGTCACGCTGCCTGA
- the dsrB gene encoding dissimilatory-type sulfite reductase subunit beta: protein MGYDPKNPMEGRITDLGPRYYGDFLPPVIKENKGKWLYHEILEPGVLVHVSETGAKVYTVRCGSARLLTVNRVRLYCDIADKCCGGYLRFTTRNNVEFMVDSEDKLAALKAELASHKDVLPIGGTGACVTNIVHTQGWVHCHTPATDASGPVKAVMDDLFEYFGSMTLPAQVRIALACCLNMCGAVHASDIAILGIHRKPPMIDNDRISGVCEIPLAIASCPLGAVKPAKATNSAGEEVKSVKVNAERCMFCGNCYTMCPAMPLADPEGDGIAILVGGKVSNSKSAPKFSKLVVPFLPNTTPRWPETVACVRQILEAYAKDAKKYERLGEWAERIGWEKFFEKTGLPFTEKSIDDYRLAYDTWRTTTQFKYTSHTAAYTK from the coding sequence ATGGGTTACGATCCAAAGAATCCTATGGAAGGTCGGATTACCGACTTGGGACCGCGCTACTATGGGGATTTCCTGCCGCCTGTCATCAAAGAGAACAAAGGCAAATGGCTGTATCATGAAATCCTTGAGCCCGGTGTACTCGTGCACGTTTCCGAGACCGGCGCCAAGGTCTACACTGTGCGGTGTGGCTCTGCCCGTCTGTTGACCGTCAACCGTGTACGTCTGTACTGCGATATCGCTGACAAGTGCTGCGGCGGTTACCTTCGTTTCACCACCCGTAACAACGTCGAGTTCATGGTCGACAGCGAAGACAAATTGGCTGCTCTGAAAGCTGAACTTGCAAGTCACAAAGATGTCCTGCCGATCGGTGGTACCGGTGCCTGCGTCACCAACATCGTGCACACCCAAGGCTGGGTACACTGCCATACCCCGGCCACGGACGCTTCTGGTCCGGTTAAGGCCGTCATGGATGACCTGTTCGAGTATTTTGGTTCCATGACCCTGCCGGCTCAGGTTCGTATCGCCCTGGCCTGCTGCTTGAACATGTGCGGTGCCGTACACGCTTCCGATATCGCCATCCTCGGTATCCATCGCAAGCCGCCGATGATCGACAATGATCGCATCAGCGGCGTGTGCGAGATCCCGCTGGCCATTGCCTCCTGTCCGTTGGGTGCGGTCAAGCCTGCCAAGGCCACCAACTCCGCTGGCGAAGAAGTCAAGTCGGTCAAGGTTAACGCCGAGCGTTGTATGTTCTGCGGTAACTGCTACACCATGTGCCCGGCCATGCCGCTGGCCGATCCGGAAGGCGACGGTATCGCCATTCTGGTGGGCGGCAAGGTTTCCAACTCCAAGTCCGCGCCGAAGTTCTCCAAACTGGTTGTTCCGTTCCTGCCGAACACCACCCCGCGCTGGCCTGAGACTGTCGCCTGTGTACGTCAGATCCTGGAAGCCTATGCCAAAGATGCCAAGAAATATGAGCGTCTGGGCGAGTGGGCTGAGCGAATCGGTTGGGAGAAGTTCTTCGAGAAGACCGGTCTGCCCTTCACCGAGAAATCCATCGACGACTATCGTCTGGCGTACGACACTTGGCGGACCACCACCCAGTTCAAATACACCAGTCATACAGCCGCATACACCAAGTAA
- a CDS encoding dissimilatory sulfite reductase D family protein, whose amino-acid sequence MALSIDDLKKAIIEKAKKSPKPQLYIKDFYECDPDAKPRDIKKVANALVTEGELMFWSSGSTTMYARPDRIQNEEK is encoded by the coding sequence ATGGCACTAAGTATTGACGACCTTAAAAAAGCCATCATTGAAAAAGCGAAGAAATCACCCAAGCCACAGCTTTACATTAAAGATTTTTATGAATGTGATCCGGATGCCAAACCGCGTGACATCAAAAAAGTCGCCAATGCGCTGGTCACCGAGGGTGAGTTGATGTTCTGGTCCTCTGGGTCTACCACCATGTATGCTCGGCCGGATCGCATTCAGAACGAAGAAAAGTAA
- a CDS encoding biotin--[acetyl-CoA-carboxylase] ligase: MLIYLDHIDSTNRLAKELALEGKPSGTVVCAERQTSGRGQHGRNFVSPKGGLYFSLLLMPDISPERLPLVTLATGLACRACLCERFSLQAHIKWPNDLYVHGRKIAGILCERVLPNNSGSPRPMVIIGVGLNVNSALADFPEELQPLVTSVYEQASIRTDLKMLLPAVVEKIIATIHRLQSDSAVLLAQWQEYDYLLNKPVVYTNGPVTLHGIGLGLTPQGLYRFVDTEGNDHCIVGGQLRPGEGGKQPAETMPAALPDSI, encoded by the coding sequence ATGCTCATTTACCTTGATCATATTGATTCCACCAATCGTTTGGCCAAAGAACTCGCCCTTGAAGGGAAGCCTTCCGGGACGGTTGTTTGCGCCGAACGTCAAACGTCCGGCAGGGGGCAACACGGTCGCAATTTTGTTTCGCCAAAAGGCGGACTCTATTTTTCGCTTTTGCTCATGCCCGATATATCGCCGGAGCGCTTGCCATTGGTCACCTTGGCAACAGGGCTCGCCTGCCGCGCATGCCTTTGCGAGCGATTCAGCCTGCAGGCCCATATCAAGTGGCCCAACGACCTGTATGTTCATGGCCGCAAAATCGCTGGTATCCTGTGCGAACGAGTGCTCCCGAACAACAGCGGTTCGCCCCGGCCCATGGTGATCATCGGTGTCGGCCTGAACGTGAATAGTGCCCTGGCCGATTTTCCCGAAGAGTTGCAGCCGTTGGTGACGAGTGTGTATGAACAGGCCAGCATCCGCACCGATTTAAAGATGCTCCTTCCTGCAGTGGTGGAAAAAATCATCGCAACAATCCACCGACTGCAATCGGATTCAGCGGTTCTTCTCGCCCAATGGCAGGAATATGATTACTTATTGAACAAACCGGTGGTCTATACCAATGGCCCAGTGACGCTGCACGGCATCGGCCTTGGCCTGACCCCCCAAGGGCTTTACCGGTTTGTCGATACCGAAGGAAATGACCACTGTATTGTCGGTGGTCAACTCCGCCCCGGGGAAGGCGGGAAACAACCTGCCGAAACCATGCCCGCCGCACTCCCCGATTCCATTTAA